The proteins below are encoded in one region of Leptotrichia sp. oral taxon 218:
- a CDS encoding tetratricopeptide repeat protein, which produces MIKDVQKKLFEGIDRYLITFENEVMTEEKIRYILNKIKEEHKIINEKIIKERIWSKGKKVGIGSYEKFEENLKRAFDLKLSSKFENIEKNLKAFGKANIYDFLNSQELTLNFLNKREIEEKIKSFEKNDSENDLKKKLCLFCKDLVEKDEIEKYNEYLEKMECLKIEKELEVIKNEKKRLRRKKIESEIENFESKFKDTIEDKIVREFFSKYFGYKFVSDKNKGKLGQIDISKIKERMKLRKKTLVKIAVGLVFIFVVIFSWNLYNEQEAKKIFMQAEKYRKEGSKEKAKERYEVAARKGNTDAMNKLGKYYEIAAAMNKSVEYYDSKESFKAEEWYKKAAERGNVKAMISLTHFYLYKNVDKSIEWGEKAIKKENMNTDAMYGLGLAYYNKGEEEKAKEWYEKAVAKGNAEAMTALGKFYDDKGKKEKAKEWYEKAAVKGDTEAMNKLGEFYNDKGEKEKAKEWYKKAAVKGDTEAMVELGIFYYDKGKKEKAKEWYERSAIKGNTRAMNKLGEFYYKEGEKEKAKKWYEKLAIEEDYTRAMNKLGEIYYEKGEKEKAKEWYEKAASKGDAEAMNKLGEFYYKEGEKEKAKELYEKAVILKKLSE; this is translated from the coding sequence ATGATAAAAGATGTTCAAAAAAAGTTATTTGAAGGAATTGACAGATATTTGATAACTTTTGAGAATGAAGTGATGACGGAAGAAAAAATACGATATATTTTGAATAAAATAAAAGAAGAACATAAAATAATTAATGAAAAAATTATAAAAGAGAGAATTTGGTCAAAGGGTAAGAAAGTAGGAATTGGGAGTTATGAAAAGTTTGAGGAAAATTTAAAGAGAGCATTTGATTTGAAATTAAGTTCTAAATTTGAGAATATAGAAAAAAATTTGAAGGCATTTGGGAAAGCGAATATTTATGATTTTTTAAATTCACAAGAATTGACATTAAATTTTTTAAATAAAAGGGAGATTGAAGAAAAAATAAAGTCTTTTGAAAAAAATGATTCTGAAAATGATTTGAAGAAGAAATTGTGTCTTTTTTGTAAAGATTTGGTAGAAAAAGATGAGATTGAGAAATATAATGAATATTTGGAAAAAATGGAATGCTTGAAGATTGAGAAAGAACTGGAAGTTATAAAAAATGAGAAAAAAAGATTGAGAAGGAAGAAAATTGAGAGCGAAATCGAGAATTTTGAAAGTAAATTTAAAGATACAATTGAAGATAAAATTGTAAGAGAATTTTTTTCAAAATATTTTGGGTATAAGTTTGTGAGTGATAAAAATAAGGGAAAATTGGGACAAATCGACATTTCTAAAATAAAAGAGCGGATGAAATTACGAAAAAAAACTTTGGTTAAGATAGCTGTAGGATTGGTATTTATTTTTGTGGTAATTTTTTCTTGGAATTTATATAATGAGCAGGAAGCAAAAAAAATATTTATGCAGGCAGAAAAATATAGAAAAGAAGGAAGTAAAGAAAAAGCAAAAGAGAGATATGAAGTTGCTGCGAGAAAAGGTAATACAGATGCGATGAATAAATTAGGAAAATATTATGAAATTGCTGCTGCGATGAATAAATCAGTAGAATATTATGATAGTAAAGAATCTTTTAAAGCGGAGGAATGGTATAAGAAAGCAGCAGAAAGAGGAAATGTAAAAGCAATGATTAGTTTAACACATTTTTATTTATATAAAAATGTAGATAAATCAATTGAATGGGGAGAGAAGGCAATAAAAAAAGAAAATATGAATACAGATGCAATGTATGGCTTAGGTTTAGCTTATTATAATAAAGGAGAAGAAGAGAAGGCAAAAGAGTGGTATGAAAAAGCAGTAGCGAAAGGGAATGCAGAAGCAATGACTGCATTAGGGAAATTTTATGACGATAAAGGAAAAAAAGAGAAAGCGAAAGAATGGTATGAAAAAGCAGCGGTAAAAGGGGATACAGAAGCTATGAATAAATTAGGGGAATTTTATAACGATAAAGGAGAAAAAGAGAAAGCGAAAGAATGGTATAAAAAAGCAGCGGTAAAAGGGGATACAGAAGCAATGGTTGAGTTAGGGATATTTTATTATGATAAAGGAAAAAAGGAGAAGGCAAAAGAGTGGTATGAAAGATCGGCAATAAAAGGAAATACAAGAGCTATGAATAAATTAGGGGAATTTTATTACAAAGAAGGAGAAAAAGAGAAAGCGAAAAAGTGGTATGAAAAATTAGCTATTGAAGAAGATTATACAAGAGCTATGAATAAATTAGGAGAAATTTATTACGAAAAAGGAGAAAAAGAGAAAGCGAAAGAATGGTATGAAAAAGCAGCGTCAAAAGGGGATGCAGAAGCTATGAATAAATTAGGGGAATTTTATTACAAAGAAGGAGAAAAAGAGAAAGCAAAAGAATTATATGAAAAAGCGGTAATTTTAAAAAAATTATCAGAATAA
- a CDS encoding tetratricopeptide repeat protein — translation MSEKLENSKDMMCEMGYHEENKETSNKKKLKKNNSEKVLKKIDLYLEDFENELITEKKIQGILDKENKSKMIDGKLLKEQIWGEGKKIAISGYEDFEKKINKTFIPILQSKFNAIDQNLKVLNKANIYDFLHSEGLSLNFWNEEEIESKRELLKKNNVENDAKRKLYSSCGELVKQNKIEEYNEYLEKMECLKIKKELENIRDANREFGKEIAEIEIKNFVDKFRDVVEEKTAREIFLKFFENNFEDDRKSKEINCMKRIKLSKKSFFSVALIISIIVFSWNQFNKEEAKKLFNRAEQYEKEGEEEKAKEWYEKAAIKGNTEAMNTLGNFFNKEGDREKAKKWFKKAAIKGNIKAMGILGSIFYGEGDREKAEKWFKKAAIKGNMEALVILKSFFYEKENKKKTKEWYEKENAEAMNALGNFFNEGGDKKKAKEWYEKVAIKGNVDAMAALGILYLDDGDIEAKKWLEKAAIKGNTKAMFYLGKFYWSIKDEIKAKEWLEKSASKRNVEAMYYLGLLYSKEGDKAKAKEWLEKSASKGNVEAMYYLGLLYYEEGDKAKAKEWLEKSASKGVAEAMSNLGVLYDNEGDKEKAKEWYEKSAAKGFAEAMYNLGVLYDNEGDKEKAKEWYEKSASKGVAEAMYNLGVLYDNEGDKEKAKEWYEKSASKGFAEAMYNLGVLYDNEGDKEKAKEWYEKSASKGDAEAMYNLGEFYYEKGNKEKAKEWYEKAAAKGIKEAKEALEKMKKN, via the coding sequence ATGTCAGAAAAATTAGAAAATAGTAAAGATATGATGTGTGAAATGGGGTATCATGAAGAAAATAAAGAAACATCTAATAAAAAAAAATTAAAAAAAAATAATTCAGAAAAAGTTTTAAAAAAAATTGATTTATATTTAGAAGATTTTGAGAATGAGTTAATAACAGAGAAAAAAATACAAGGTATTTTAGATAAAGAAAATAAATCTAAAATGATAGATGGAAAACTTTTAAAAGAGCAAATTTGGGGTGAAGGTAAAAAAATAGCAATTTCTGGTTATGAAGATTTTGAAAAGAAAATTAATAAAACATTTATTCCTATATTGCAATCGAAATTTAATGCGATAGATCAAAATTTGAAAGTATTAAACAAGGCAAATATATATGATTTTTTACATTCTGAAGGACTATCATTGAATTTTTGGAATGAAGAAGAAATTGAAAGTAAAAGAGAATTATTGAAAAAGAATAATGTTGAAAATGATGCAAAGAGAAAATTATATTCTTCTTGTGGGGAATTGGTAAAACAAAATAAAATAGAAGAATATAATGAGTATTTGGAAAAAATGGAATGTTTAAAAATAAAAAAAGAATTGGAAAATATAAGAGATGCGAATCGAGAGTTTGGAAAAGAAATTGCAGAAATTGAAATTAAAAATTTTGTGGATAAATTTAGAGATGTAGTTGAAGAAAAAACGGCAAGAGAAATTTTTTTGAAATTTTTTGAAAATAATTTTGAAGATGATAGAAAATCAAAAGAAATAAATTGTATGAAACGAATAAAGTTATCTAAAAAATCTTTTTTTAGTGTAGCATTAATTATTTCAATAATAGTTTTTTCTTGGAACCAGTTTAATAAAGAAGAAGCCAAAAAGTTATTTAACAGAGCAGAACAATATGAAAAAGAAGGAGAAGAAGAGAAGGCAAAAGAGTGGTACGAAAAAGCAGCAATAAAAGGTAATACAGAAGCAATGAATACTTTAGGAAATTTTTTTAATAAGGAAGGTGATAGAGAAAAAGCCAAAAAGTGGTTTAAAAAAGCAGCAATAAAAGGTAATATAAAAGCAATGGGTATTTTAGGAAGTATTTTTTATGGAGAAGGAGATAGGGAAAAAGCCGAAAAGTGGTTTAAAAAAGCAGCAATAAAAGGTAATATGGAAGCATTGGTTATTTTAAAAAGTTTTTTTTATGAGAAAGAAAATAAGAAGAAAACAAAAGAGTGGTATGAAAAAGAGAATGCTGAAGCGATGAATGCATTAGGAAATTTTTTCAATGAGGGAGGAGATAAGAAAAAAGCGAAAGAGTGGTATGAGAAAGTAGCAATAAAAGGAAATGTGGATGCGATGGCAGCTTTAGGTATTCTTTATTTAGATGATGGAGATATCGAGGCAAAAAAGTGGCTTGAAAAAGCAGCAATAAAAGGTAATACAAAAGCAATGTTTTATTTAGGAAAGTTTTATTGGAGTATAAAAGATGAGATAAAAGCCAAAGAATGGCTTGAAAAATCAGCATCGAAAAGGAATGTAGAAGCGATGTATTATTTAGGATTACTTTATTCCAAAGAAGGAGATAAAGCGAAGGCGAAAGAATGGCTTGAAAAATCAGCATCGAAAGGGAATGTAGAAGCGATGTATTATTTAGGATTACTTTATTATGAAGAAGGAGATAAAGCGAAGGCGAAAGAATGGCTTGAAAAATCAGCATCGAAAGGTGTTGCAGAAGCGATGAGTAATTTAGGAGTACTTTATGACAATGAAGGAGATAAAGAAAAAGCGAAAGAGTGGTATGAAAAATCAGCGGCGAAAGGTTTTGCAGAAGCGATGTATAATTTAGGAGTACTTTATGACAATGAAGGAGATAAAGAAAAAGCGAAAGAATGGTATGAAAAATCAGCATCGAAAGGTGTTGCAGAAGCGATGTATAATTTAGGAGTACTTTATGACAATGAAGGAGATAAAGAAAAAGCGAAAGAGTGGTATGAAAAATCAGCATCGAAAGGTTTTGCAGAAGCGATGTATAATTTAGGAGTACTTTATGACAATGAAGGAGATAAAGAAAAAGCGAAAGAATGGTATGAAAAATCAGCATCGAAAGGTGATGCAGAAGCGATGTATAATTTAGGAGAATTTTATTACGAAAAAGGAAATAAAGAAAAAGCAAAAGAATGGTATGAAAAAGCAGCAGCTAAAGGGATTAAAGAAGCAAAAGAAGCATTGGAAAAAATGAAAAAAAATTAA